From Brassica oleracea var. oleracea cultivar TO1000 chromosome C3, BOL, whole genome shotgun sequence, a single genomic window includes:
- the LOC106333629 gene encoding ATPase family AAA domain-containing protein 1-like — translation MKTSSRKRDSSFLEQLILYVAGAALASLSLYVCARHSDPNRDASDKALKRKREIAKRLGRPLIQTNQYEDVIAGDVINSRKIDVEFDSIGGLESKKQSLYELVILPLKRPELFAYGKLLGPQKGVLLYGPPGTGKTMLAKAIAKESGAVFINVRVSNLMSKWFGDAQKLVAAVFSLAEKLQPAIVFIDEVDSFLGQRRSTGNEAMAIMKTEFMALWDGVATDKNARVMVLGATNRPSELDEAILRRFAQAFEIGMPDCKERAEILRVVLKGERVEEGIDFDLVARLCEDYTGSDIFELCKKAAYLPIREILEEERKGRKIPVPRALTQMDLEKVLATSKKTQVAASEYSDSRLQGSVWRRPKDSDEVQAVINGISRLLVSGMINQQ, via the exons ATGAAGACATCTTCAAGAAAGAGAGATTCAAGTTTCTTAGAGCAACTGATTCTCTACGTCGCAGGCGCTGCATTGGCTAGCTTGTCTCTATACGTCTGTGCCCGTCACTCCGACCCGAACCGTGACGCTTCTGACAAGGCCCTCAAGCGTAAGAGAGAAATCGCCAAGCGTCTCGGTCGTCCTCTTATCCAGACCAATCAATACGAG GATGTAATAGCTGGTGATGTAATAAACTCACGAAAGATAGACGTGGAGTTTGATTCTATTGGAGGGTTAGAGTCAAAGAAGCAGTCTCTGTACGAGCTTGTGATTCTACCGCTGAAAAGACCTGAGCTTTTCGCTTATGGGAAGTTGCTTGGCCCTCAAAAGGGTGTGTTGCTGTATGGTCCTCCTGGAACCGGGAAGACCATGCTTGCTAAAGCTATTGCGAAAGAATCGGGAGCTGTTTTTATAAATGTGAGGGTCTCTAATCTGATGAGCAAGTGGTTTGGTGATGCACAAAAACTTG TGGCTGCTGTGTTTAGCTTGGCGGAGAAACTCCAGCCTGCGATTGTTTTTATCGATGAGGTGGATAGCTTTCTTGGCCAGCGAAGGTCTACGGGTAATGAGGCGATGGCGATTATGAAGACGGAGTTTATGGCTTTATGGGATGGGGTTGCTACAGACA AGAATGCGAGGGTGATGGTTCTTGGTGCGACAAACAGACCTTCCGAGCTGGATGAAGCGATATTGAGGCGTTTTGCTCAGGCGTTTGAGATAGGGATGCCTGATTGCAAGGAGAGAGCTGAGATACTGAGAGTTGTTTTGAAAGGAGAGAGGGTGGAGGAGGGTATTGACTTTGATCTTGTAGCGAGGTTGTGTGAAGACTATACCGGGTCAGATATCTTTGAGCTTTGCAAGAAAGCAGCTTACTTGCCAATCAGAGAGATACTAGAGGAGGAGAGAAAGGGCAGGAAAATTCCG GTTCCTAGGGCATTGACACAAATGGACTTGGAGAAGGTGCTTGCTACCTCAAAGAAAACTCAGGTTGCTGCAAGCGAGTACTCTGATTCAAGGTTGCAAGGTTCGGTTTGGAGAAGGCCAAAGGATAGCGACGAGGTACAAGCAGTTATTAATGGCATCTCAAGGCTTTTAGTCTCTGGGATGATAAATCAGCAGTGA
- the LOC106333220 gene encoding oligopeptide transporter 8, whose amino-acid sequence MRDMTEIRSELESESDLIADDEISIVPQVELTVPKTDDPTAPTVTFRMWVLGIAACVLLSFVNQFFWYRTNPLTISSVSAQIAVVPIGHLMAKVLPTRRFFQGKRWSFTLNPGPFSTKEHVLITVFANSGSGAVYASHILSAVKLFYKRRLDFLPALLIMITNQVLGFGWAGLYRKHLVEPGEMWWPSNLVQVSLFRALHEKEVKSKWGITRNQFFVIALVTSFSYYILPGYLFSLLTTVSWLCWIRPKSILVNQLGSGSVGLGIGAFGLDWATIASYLGSPLASPFFATANIAVGFFLLMYVITPLSYYLDFFHARTFPIYSGKLFVSNGQEYKVRNIINDEFRLDHKAYAEAGPVHMSTFFAVSYGLGFATLTASVVHVLLFDGKDLWNQSKGVLRGNKKMDIHTKIMKRNYKEVPLWWFLSIFAVNIAVVIFMCFYYKTQIQLPWWGAFLACLIAIFFTPLVGVIKATTNQAPGLNIITEYIIGYAYPERPVANICFKTYGYISMSQSLTFLADLKLGAYMKIPPRTMFMAQVVGTLVAVLVYASTAWWLMAEIPNLCDTSLLPPGSQWTCPTDRVFFDASVIWGLVGPRRMFGDLGEYANINWFFLGGAIAPALVYLATRIFPKKKWISNIHMPVLIGATAIMPPATAVNFTSWLVMSFVFGHFVFKYKREWWQRYNYVLSGGMDAGTGFMSVLLFLALQRSDITLGWWGNSGEGCPVAKCPTAKGVIVHACPVF is encoded by the exons ATGAGAGACATGACAGAGATAAGATCGGAACTTGAGTCGGAATCTGATCTTATCGCCGACGATGAAATAAGTATAGTTCCACAAGTGGAGTTAACCGTGCCTAAAACCGATGATCCAACTGCACCGACGGTTACATTCAGGATGTGGGTTTTGGGCATAGCCGCGTGTGTCCTCTTGTCATTTGTCAACCAGTTCTTTTGGTACAGAACCAATCCTTTGACCATCTCATCTGTGTCTGCTCAGATTGCTGTTGTTCCCATTGGTCATCTCATGGCTAAGGTTCTTCCGACAAGGAGATTTTTTCAAGGGAAGAGGTGGTCTTTCACGTTGAATCCTGGTCCGTTCAGTACCAAAGAACATGTTCTTATAACTGTGTTCGCAAACTCAGGCTCTGGAGCTGTTTACGCTAGTCATATTCTAAGTGCTGTTAAGCTTTTTTACAAGAGAAGGCTTGATTTCTTACCTGCTTTACTCATTATGATCACAAATCAG GTATTGGGATTTGGTTGGGCTGGTTTGTACAGGAAACATTTAGTTGAGCCTGGTGAGATGTGGTGGCCAAGCAATCTCGTTCAAGTATCTCTCTTCAG AGCGTTGCACGAGAAAGAGGTGAAATCGAAATGGGGAATTACTAGAAACCAGTTCTTTGTTATCGCGCTAGTCACTAGCTTCTCATATTATATTCTTCCCGGTTACCTCTTCAGTCTCTTGACCACCGTCTCTTGGCTATGTTGGATTAGACCTAAATCTATTTTAGTAAACCAGCTCGGTTCAGGGTCAGTTGGTCTCGGTATCGGAGCCTTTGGTCTAGACTGGGCAACCATTGCGTCTTACCTCGGAAGCCCACTCGCTAGCCCGTTCTTCGCGACAGCAAATATAGCGGTCGGGTTCTTTCTTCTCATGTACGTAATCACACCCTTATCGTACTATCTAGACTTCTTCCACGCCAGAACCTTCCCAATCTACTCCGGTAAACTCTTTGTATCCAACGGACAAGAGTACAAGGTAAGGAACATCATCAACGACGAGTTCCGGCTTGATCACAAGGCTTACGCAGAGGCAGGACCAGTCCACATGAGCACTTTCTTTGCTGTTTCTTACGGGTTAGGTTTCGCCACCTTGACTGCTAGTGTTGTCCATGTATTGCTTTTCGACGGTAAAGATCTTTGGAACCAATCCAAAGGAGTGCTTCGTGGAAACAAGAAAATGGATATACATACAAAAATAATGAAAAGGAATTACAAAGAAGTTCCTCTCTGGTGGTTCCTTTCGATTTTCGCGGTGAATATTGCAGTTGTTATCTTCATGTGTTTTTACTATAAGACGCAGATTCAGCTTCCTTGGTGGGGAGCTTTCTTGGCTTGTTTGATAGCTATCTTCTTCACTCCTCTCGTTGGCGTGATCAAGGCCACTACTAATCAG GCTCCGGGTTTGAATATTATCACGGAATACATCATTGGGTATGCTTATCCAGAGAGACCTGTTGCTAACATATGCTTCAAGACTTACGGATACATAAGCATGTCTCAATCTTTGACTTTCCTTGCTGATTTGAAGCTTGGAGCTTACATGAAAATCCCACCAAGAACCATGTTTATGGCACAG GTAGTGGGAACTTTAGTAGCAGTTCTTGTTTATGCATCAACAGCTTGGTGGCTAATGGCCGAGATCCCAAACCTCTGCGACACTTCTCTCCTTCCACCAGGAAGTCAATGGACATGCCCAACCGATCGTGTCTTCTTCGACGCATCAGTAATCTGGGGACTTGTAGGACCGAGAAGAATGTTTGGTGATCTTGGAGAATACGCAAACATAAACTGGTTCTTCCTAGGAGGTGCAATAGCTCCAGCTTTGGTCTACTTAGCCACAAGAATCTTCCCAAAGAAGAAATGGATCTCAAACATTCACATGCCAGTTCTGATTGGAGCCACGGCAATAATGCCGCCAGCTACTGCGGTTAACTTCACGAGCTGGCTTGTTATGTCGTTTGTGTTTGGACATTTCGTGTTTAAGTACAAAAGAGAATGGTGGCAGAGGTACAACTATGTTCTGTCTGGAGGGATGGATGCAGGAACTGGGTTTATGTCTGTGCTTTTGTTTCTTGCGTTGCAACGTAGTGACATTACGCTTGGTTGGTGGGGGAATTCTGGTGAAGGCTGTCCTGTTGCTAAATGTCCAACTGCAAAAGGTGTGATTGTTCATGCCTGTCCTGTTTTCTAG